The segment CCGCTGGACCAGGAGCTTTCCGAAGTACCGGCTTCCGCCGATGACGCAGATCCTTTGCATGCCCCCACTCTGTCGATCCCCGGTGATCAGCAGAAGTGGTGTGTTGGTGGGCGGGTATTAAGGAAAACTGGTGACCGACCCGTGGTCAGGCGCGTGCGGGCTCCGGCAGCGGGGCCTTGCGGGCGTGGAGGACGTGGGCGCCCAGGGGCAGCGGGGTCCGGCCGTCGAGGCGCAGGCCCGCGTCGGCCAGCAGGCGGGCGTAGTGGTCCTCCCGGCGTTCGCGGCCTCCGACGTTGCACAGCATGTGCAGGTCCCAGGCGGTCGCCGGCGAGGGGGAACCGTCGGCGGGCAGGAGGCGTTCCACGATCAGCAGGTCGGCGTGGGCGGGCATCGCGCGGGCGCAGTGGCCGAGGATCTCCCGGCAGCGGTCGTCGTCCCAGTCGTGCAGGACCCGGGCCAGGACGTACACGTCGCCTCCGGCGGGGACGTCGGCGAAGTCGCCCGCCCGGTACGAGCAGCGTGCGCCGCAGCCCGCGGCGTCGAGCAGGCGGCGGGCCGTGGCGACGGCGTGCGGGCGTTCGAGCAGGACGCCGCGCAGGCCCGGGTGGGCGGTGAGGACCGGGCGGAGCAGTTCCCCGTTGCCTCCGGCCACGTCCACGACCGTGGCGGGCGCGGGCGCCTGGGCCGCCGTGGTGAGGACCGGATGGGCGGGCAGCGGCCGGAACATGCGCGCACTCGCGGCCATCGAACGGTCGAAGAGGTCGGCGAGTTCGGGGTCGCGGGCGAAGTGGTCGAAGTGGTTCTCGCCGTGGAGGTGGTCGAAGCCCGGCTGCCCGGTCCGTACGGCGTGGTCGAGTTCGCCGAAGGAACGGTAGAAGGGGCCGCCGTACATGAGGGCCAGGGGACGCATCGACGCGGGCTCGTCCGCGCGCAGCAGGGCGCCGAGTGCGGTGAGGCGGAAACCCTCCTCCGGACGCTGCTCCGGGCGCTCCACCTGGCGTTGCTCCGGGCGCTCCTCGCGGGTCACGGCGCCGAGCATTTCCAGGTAGCGCAGGAGGGTGGCGAGGCCGCGGGGATGGGTGCCGGTCAGACGGGCGAGGTCGAGTTAGCGCGAGATGGATTTTTGTGACGGAGCTTCAGGCGGGGGCCGCCGGGATGCGGACTCCGACGACCTTCCCGGACGGGACGCGGAACGCCGTGAGCCGGCCGTCGGCCTCGCCCACCAGGCAGTTCACGATCAGCAGTCCGCGACCACCCTCCGCGTCCATGCCGACGTCCGCGGCCGTGGCCCCTCCCGCGTCCGGACCGACACACGGAAGGAACGGGTCTCCGTCGGCGACGTCCAGGTACAGGCGGCCGCGCCGGAGGGCGACGGTCACGCACACCTGGGCGCCGCCGCCTCCCGTGTGCCGGACGGCGTTGGACAGCAGCTCCGTGGCGGCGAGCAGCAGGATCCCGGCCCGTTCGGGCTCGACGCCCCAGCCCTGGAGCGCGCGGCGCATGGACGCTCGCACCAGCGGGACCCCGGACGCCGTCGGCTCCACAGTCCAGCGGGCGAGGCGGCGGCCCTGGGGAAGGGCGGACGGGGCGGCGGCCGCGGGCGTCGTGGGGCGCGGGACGGACGGGGGGACGGCGGCCACGATCGGCATGGGGCTGGACATGGGACTCCCGGGCGGGACGGGCGACGCAACGAGAGAGCGATGTCTCGTGTAACCTCAGCGCCCTCCCAATCGAACCATTCGGCGCCGGAGGCGTTTACTACGCCGCGCAGGATGTGTTACACGTGTAACAACGCTAGGGCGGACCCTTCAAGAGCACAAGGCATTTCGGACATTCATCCGAAAGCCCGGCGCTCCAGGGCGCCGGCCCGGCGTACCCGGCACCACCCGCAGGAACCCCGTACGGACCCGTACGCCCACAGAAGGAGCGGGAAATGACCCAAGCACCTCCCGGAGCCCCTGCCGGCCAGCAGACCTTCGACCTCGATCTCGCAGCCTGGCCGCCGCCCCCCTTCCGGGCCCCGGGCCCGCCCCGGGTCGGCCAGGACGGCACCCGCCACTTCGACGGCGTCACCTACGCGAGCACCCTCGGCTACCGGCCGTGCCTGCTCGACGTGCGGGTCCCCGCGGCCGCGGGCCCGGTTGCCGCGGTCGTGTGGATCCACGGCGGCGGCTGGCTGGAGGGCGACCGACGCTATCCGCCGCCGACCGTCCCGGCCGAGCTCCTGCACGGCACCGTCCTGGGGGCGGGGCTCGCGCTGGTGTGCATCGACTACCGGCACAGCCTGGAGGCACCGTTCCCGGCCCAGCTGCACGATGTGAAGGCCGCCATCCGCTACGTCCGCCGCCACGCCGCCGAGCTCGGCATCGACCCGCACCGGATCGGCGTCATGGGCGAGTCGGCGGGCGGACACCTGGCAGCGCTCGCCGGCCTCGTCCAGCCGGACGGCGGCGACGCGGCCGCCGCACTGGAGGGCGGTGTGGGCGTCCAGGGCGAGGACAGCAGCGTGCGGGCCGCCGTCTGCTGGTACCCGGCCACGGACCTCGGGGCGCTGCTCGGGCAGCCGCTGCCAATGCCGCCCGCCCCGGACGGCACCGTGTTCCCCGACCCGTTCGCCTCCTTGCTGGGCGGCACCCCGCAGCAGTGGCCGGAACTCGCCCGCACCGCCAGCCCGGTCACCTACGCGGGCGGCGCCACCCCGCCGCCGTTCCTCCTCCTCCACGGGACCGAGGACCGCCTGCTGCCGTACAGCCAGAGCGAAAGCCTCGCGGCGGCCCTCAAGGGAGCGGGCGGCGAGGTCACCCTGGTGCCGGTGGAAGGCGCCGACCACATCTTCCTCGGCAGCCCCGACGTAACACCGCTCGTCACCCAGAGCATCGCCTTCCTCGCCCGCCACCTGGCGGCGTGAACCCGGCCGACGACCGCACAGCCGACGCACGCCCCGCGTGGGGCACGTCATGACGGCGCCCCACGCTCACCACACCCGCGACCCACAACCATGACCGGCCTCCCCTCCCCCAGACGGCTGATGACCGGAGCCTTCTTCCTTCTTCCTCCTGATCCCCAGCACGCTGACCGACACGCTGCCCGCAGCCCCAGTCGGCCGCCCTTCCACGGCCTCGACGACGCCCGGTCGCGGTGCACGGGCGGCCCATACCGCGGCCCGTACCCGGTGGCCGCCTCGGCGCTCGACCGGCTCGGCAGGCCGACGGGGGCGGCGGCACCTGCGGGGTTTCTGGTGCTCCTGACGCCCACAGGCGCTGGCCGTCGTGCTCTGCCTGCTCACCACGCACCTGATCGGCAATCTCCTGGTCGTCCAGGCGCTGAAGCTACCGGTTGACCGGCCACACCCCGCCGATCCCCTGGTGCGGGCGGACCACACGGCACGTTATCGCCGGTGCCGCGACGGGAGCCGGGACCGCACCTCGCCCTGCGGTGGGCCTGCAGACCGTGCCTGACCGAGGGGCGGTTACACGTGTATCGGTTCCTACCAGACAGGGCGGCCAGGCCTCATGGCCTGAACGCTCATGAGGAGCGGCGGTGAACCAGGACGGGCTGCACGCCCCGCACTTGCGGCGGTACCCCATGCTCCACGAGGTCATGGAGCGCGTCGGCCACCTCGGCGGGCGTGGGAAGGTCGAGCCGTACGGAGGTCAACGGGGGCTCCTGCAACGCGGACAGCACCAGGTCGTCACAACCGACAATGGCGACGTCCCCCGGAACGGAGACTCCGGCGGCGCGCAGGGCGTGCATCAGCAGCGCGGCGTACTCGTCGTTGTAGGCGAACACCCCGTCCAGACCCACCTCACGCCAGTTCCCCGCGAGTTCGGCGGCGGACTCGTGGGTGAAGGACAGCTCCAGCGCGCTGACGGTGGCCGTGCTGCGGGCGGCGACGCCTTCGGCTCCGGCCAGCCGCGGGCCGGCGAAGGTGGCCAGACCGCGTTCCCGCGGCATGATCACGCCGAGGCTGCGGCACCCCCGGGAGAGCAGGTGCATCGCGGCCATCGCGCCGATCCGCTCCTGATCGAGATCGATGGTGTGGGCGCCCGCCACCTCACGGGAGCCGAAAGCCAGTACTCCGCGGACGCCGGCGCGGCTCAGCACGTCCACCGCCTGGCCGGACAGGCTGTCGCCGTCCAGCGCCACGACCGCCGCGGGCCGGAGTTCGGCCCAGGCACGGGCGGCGCTCACCGGGTCGGGGAACCGTCCGGCGTGCAGCACGAGAACATAGCCGTGGCGCTCCAGCTCGCTCTCCAGGTCGTCGACCCAGGTGGCGACCAGCCTTCCGGCCGCCGAGACGGACGCCGGCATGAGCACGAGGTTGCTGCGGCCGGCGCGCAGCGAGCGGGCCGCGGCATGCGGTACATAGCCGAGCTGCTGGGCGGCCTCGAGGACCCGGGCACGCGTGGTGTCGCTGACCCGGTGGGCCTGGGTGTTGTTGAGGACGAAGGACACGGTCGCTCTCGACACCCCGGCCAGACGCGCGACGTCCGCGCTCGTGACGACGGCCGGCGCGGTCGGCTCCTTGCCCATGACGGTCCTTGCCCCGCTCCCACACCTCGGCCCTCGGGGGCCGACTGACAATTCTCTTCCCAGGTTACACGCGTTACCGAAGAGCAGGAGGACTCGGCCGAGGACCGAGGAGCCCTCTCGGGCCAGTGCAGCGCTCCACGAGGCTGTCCGCGGGCTCATAAGGGCCGGCACTTCCAGCATCGGTGAGATCGGGTTCCGTGTCCCAGCCCATGCATGTTGAAGACCGACTGAGCACGAGTTCGCCGGACCCCGGAGGGCGGCTAAAAGGTCGCTTCCTCTGGTTATGAAGTTGTCCTCACGTGGCAGGTTTCGCGAGCTTCGTGAGGCAGGTCGGGGCGGGCCATGGCCAGGCCTCGGCTCTGCGGTCGTTGCGGACCACGCAAGGGATCTTGAGACCAGGAGCACCCCATGGCAGGCTCATGCCGCATGATCGACGAATTCGCGAAAGACACCCTGCACGGGAGACTGCGCCGGGACCGCACAGCGCTGCTCTGGAAACTCGACGGCTTGTCCGAATACGACGCCCGCCGGCCTTTGACAGCGACCGGAACCAACCTCCTCGGCCTGGTCAAGCACGTGGCCACCGTCGAGGCCAGGTACTTCGGCGAGGTCTTCGACCGCCCTTCCCCGGAACCGCTGCCCCGGTGGCAGGACTCCGACGGCAGCGATCTGTGGGCGACCGAGGACGAGACCCGCGAACAGATCATCGGGTTCTACCGGCGCACGTGGGAACACTCGGACGCGACGATCAACGAGCTTCCCCTCGACGCCCCCGGCCACGTGCCGTGGTGGCCGGAGCCTTATGGCGACACCAACCTGTTCGCCATCATGGTCCATGTCCTCGGCGAGTCCATCCGGCATGCCGGGCACGCCGATATCCTGCGCGAAGGCCTCGACGGCCGGACCGGGTTGCGCGCCGAACACGAGAAGGAAATCGACGAGGAAGCCCGTGCAGCCCACCGCGCCACGATCGAGCGGGCCGCCAGGTCGGCCGCACCAATCAAGGCTTGAAGCTCGTAACACGATCACATTGCCGGCAGGGGCAGGGCGCGGCCCGGCTACCAGCACCAGCTGAAAGAACCGGCTTACATCGGGCACTGTCAGAGGCCTCAGGCACACTGCGCCTTATGAACTTGGTGACCGCGCACGACTACGCCTGGATCCGCACCTCGCCGCTCTTCCGCCACATGATGGAGAGCGGATACACCTTGACACTGATACAGGAGCGGAGCCCGCAGGAGGTGCTGCGCGCGATGGGGGCGGAACCGTGCGGCACCGGGGAAGGAACCGGCGGGCTGATCGAGGCGGACGAGGCTCACCGTGCCGAGGCGGGTTACGACTACTGGGACGAGTCCTACGTCGCGGGCGCCTTCAAGGCCCCGGGCGAGAACGGTGACTGGACAGTTGTGCTCGGCTTCGACGGTGGCCTTGGGGTGCCGTGCGTGGAGACGCTGTCGGAGGGCGGCCGGGTCGTGGCGCACTCGAGCAATGGCGGCAAGCCCATCCACCTCTTCCACTGGTTCGAGGGCGGTGAGCTCCGTACGACATTCGAGGGTCCCTCGGTGCGCGACGGCAACAGCCCCGATGAACTGGTTCCCCTGTTGCGGGAAGTCGGCTTCCCTCTGACTCCCGAGGGAGAGCACGACGAGAGCGCCCCGGTCGTCGACGGGAAGGCGGCGGTCCTGGCTCTGGCCGAGAGACTCACCGGCATACGCGTCACCGAATCCCTCCTCCAGGACGCCACGTATGAACTGGGACTTGTCCCCGAACAGCCTGCCGGGGAATGGACCCGCCTAGTCATCGACATTACTGATGCCCACGGAGAGCGTCTGTACAAGGAATGGACCTACGAGGAGGTCGTGGCGGCTTCCGACCGCGGACGGGCGGAGGCGAACGCCCCGATCGCGATCACTTACAACGAGCCTCTGGCCATGGATTGTTCGGAGCGCAAGACAGGTGAGTAACAAACGGGCGCATGGAAGGTGACCTTGGGACGCTCGCCGCCCTAGGGACCCGACTCTGGTGGTGCTGGACAGTAAGGGTGTCCAGGCGGCCGCAGGGGTCCCCTCCCCTCCTCCACGACCGGCAAGGTACCCGGCGAAGAAGGTGCCGGGCCGCAAGCGAGGACTGGCCGTGGGCGTGCTCGGGCTCGTCATCGCGGTGATCGTGCCGGCCGCGAACACCCACGACAACGCCGCGGGCATCGCCCGGCTGGACCAAGCCGCCGAGCGCATCGGCGGCACCGTGGAGAAGGCGCTGGTCGGCCAGGGCTTCAAGAAGCAGGACGCCGACCTCCTCCGCCTCCCGCGTCTACTGGGCGATGACTCACGTCATGGCCCGCCGCCTCACCGGCGCGAACACCCCCACCTGGCGCGATGAGCAGGCGGTGAGCACGTGAAGATCCAATCCCTCCTTGACGTGCTCGGCGTCCAGGAGGACGCCCTTCGGGCGCTGGCCGACGACCTGCGCACCCAGATCGAAAGACTGCACTTCCGGCTGCAGGATGCAGGATGCAGTCCCACCTCGAACACCTCGCGATCACGCGGAAGACCGTCACCGCCCTCGCCGACCGGCTCCCGGCCGCCCTGCCGCACCTGCCCGAGCACCCGAACTGCCTCCGCATCCTCGGTGTCTTCAACGACGCGACCGGACCACTTCGCGCCCGGGACGTCTGCGAAGCCCTCGACCACGAACTGCCGTCGAAGAACGTCGAAGGCACCCGCGCCAAGCAGCAGTAGCCGCCGAGAACCGCGACGAGCAGCCCCACACCAGCCTCATCAGTGAGCCGATTTCTGCTGTGTCTGTTCCTGCGGACCGCACGACGCTAGCGTCGAGTCTCATGATCGTATGGCTCAACGGCACCCACGGCGCGGGCAAGACGACGACCAGTGCGCTCGTGCAGCAGCTGATCCCGGATTCGCGGGTGTTCGACGCCGAGAAGGTCGGCGAGACGCTCATGGACATCACACCGGGGTTGCCCGCTACGGACAACTTCCAGCACTGGCCGCCATGGCGACCTCTTGTGGTCGAGACCGCCCGACGCGTTCTCGACTACACCGGCGGCACTCTGGTGATTCCCATGACCGTCCTGGTCGAGCAGTACTGGCGCGAGATCAGCTCGGGCCTTGCTCAGCATGCCATTCCGTTCCGGCACTTCGTCCTCCACGCCGACCAGGACACTCTCCGCGGGCGTATCGCGGGCGACACTGTTGTTGGCCCCGACTCCCCGTTCCGTCTGCGATACCTCGGGCCCTACGCCGAGGCGGCCCGCACATGGCTGCATGAAGAGGCCGAGGTCGTCGACACCACACACCTCACGCCTGCCCAGGCCGCCCTGCAGATCGCGGAGGCCGTCAAGAATTGAAACGAACGGCCTGCGGCGTCAAAGCCTCGCAGGTGCCAAGAAGTCTGCTGATGTGACAACCAGCGGGCTTCGACCCAACCGGGAAACGGTCAACACCTCACGAACCGCTCTCTCAGGAGACCTCCAGGACCGCCTTGCCGTGAAGTCGTCGCTGAAGAAGGGCGGCAATGGCGTCGGCGGCTCCGTCCCAGCTGCCGCGCCATGAGATCTGCGGGTCGAGTGCGCCTGCGGCGGCGCGGTGGACGAGCCAAGTCAGGTCAGGGGCGAGGCCCGTGCAAGCCGGCAGGGAGGACGTGACGATCGAGCGGTGTGAGAACTCGGATGACGTCGCGGCCGCCTTCGACCGCTTCCGCTCCCACACCCGCAGGCGCACTTTTCGCGCCGCCCTGGCTCGTAGCGAGGACGGCGAGCCTGCTGGAGTTCGGGGAAGGCGCCCCGTCATCACGACGATGAGGGGCCGCGTTCGAACCTCCACCTTGTAGCAGGGGGCTGGGCATCCTGACGAGCGGCGCGCAGCCCATGCCGCCGCCCTGGCCGCCGAAGCCACCGGGCAAGCGGCGGCCACCGCCCGCGAGAACACGCCCGGCTGAGCTCAGCCCTGTCGGCGATCCTGCTGGTGCAAGGGTCGACTGACCGGCGTGCATCTGGTCATGTTCAGCTGGGACCAAGGGTGGTCCGGAAGGGGCCTTTGATCACGACCTGATGCGCTCCCCGGCGCGCGGCGGTTGGTCTCGGGCCGAACCGTCCGTCCCGGGTTTCGGCCGCGACGCGAACCGATCCCCCCGGGAGTGCCCTCAGGGACCGCCCGCGCCCGGGTCGTGGGCTCGTTTGCGCCGGTAGTGGGTCCGGCCCTTGGCCGAGCTCCCGCACGTGGCCATGGAGCACCAGCGGCGGCGGCCGCCCCGGGAGCTGTCGATGAACATCCAGCCGCATCGAAGGCCCGGGCAGACGCGGGTGCGATCCAGCGGCAGCGACCGAAGCAGGTCGAACGCCTGCAGGGCGAGTTCGTGGTGGAGGTAGTCAAGCCCCGATGCCCCGATGCCGGCCTGAAGCTGCGGCAGGTTCCCGCTGACAGTGAGACGCGCGCTGGCGACCGCGCGCTTCCAGTGGTCACCGACCTGGTCGACCGCTTCCGCGGGAACCGGCCCGCCTGGCTGGATCAGCGCCGCGATCAGGTCGTGCAGGGCTTCGCGCAGCTCGCGGATGCGGTCCAGGGCCTGCTCGGCGCTGCCGGGCTCGCTTTCGGCCAGCCGCAGCAGTTCCGTGAGGTCGGCGGCGGCGAAGTGACCGGTGAGGGCGGCCCATTCCAGCAGGCGCGGGTAGCCGTCGAGCCAGTCGGTCGGCTCCGCGTCACGTGCCGTCACCGTGTTCACCAGGTCGATGGCGACGTGCCCGCCGACCAGGTCGCGGCGCCTGAAGGTGTGGGGCCGGACGGCTTTCGTCACGCGTGGACCGCCTTTCATCGCTTGCCTCGGTTCGTCCAACCAGTGTACTGATGTTATCTGGTTGGAATACCTCCCGACTGATAGGAGACACCCATGGCTGGCGGTGTCCAGCTCATCTCGGCCCCCTGGAATCTCGGCCTGCGACCGCCCGAGCCGGGGCGCGAGCCCGGCACGTGGCGGGCGCCGCAGGCACTGCTGTCGGCAGGGCTGGCAGTACGTCTGCGGCCCGCCGAAGTGGTAGAACTCGACCGTCCTCCCTATGAGTTCGACGCGCAGTCGGCGACCCGCATCCGCAACGGGGTGACCATCCGCGAGCACGCGCTGCGGCTCGGCGAGGCAGTCCACGCCGCACTCGCCGCCTCCCGGTTCCCGGTCGTCCTGGGCGGCGACTGCAGCATCCTGCTGGGGTGCCTGTCGGGGGCCCGGCGCCACGGACGCTGCGGCCTGGTTCACCTCGACGGGCACAGCGACTTCCGCCACCCCGGCAACTACGACGCCGGTTCGGCCCTCGGCTCGGCGGCCGGGATGGATCTGGCCCTGGCCACCGGCCGCGGCGAACTGCTGCTCACCCACTGGCCACAGGTGGGCCGACCGCTGGTCGCCGACGAGGACGTGGTCCAGATCGGCGACCGGGAGGACGAGGGGGCACCCCCGGTCACCCGGTTCAGCGCGCAGGAGATCCAGCGGATCGGCATCAGCGCTCTGAGCCGGCAGGTCATCCGCCACCTGGAACGGCGCGAGCTGGACCGCGTCTGGCTCCACCTCGACCTCGACGTACTCGACGAACGTGTCCTGCCCGCAGTGGACTCCCCGGGCCGTCCCGGCCTGGACTTCGCCCAGCTCACCGCCCTCGTCTCGGCCCTGGCCGGCACCGGCCGGGTGGTGGGGCTCGACGTTGCCGTCTACGATCCGGACCTCGACCCGGACCGTGCGTACGCCGCCCCCATCGTCGACTGCCTCGCCTCAGCCCTGGCCCCGCTTGCAACCGAGGAGACGACCGAGGAGACGCACGCATGAAGACGCTGCTCGCCGACGGCCCCGACGACCTGTACGCGACCGAGATGGAGCAGTTCGGTCGCCTGTCCGGACACTGGGCGACCCGGATCACCTACTACCCCGCCGACGGCTCACCGGTCCGCCACGTCAGCGGCGAATGGGAGTTCGGCTACGCCCTGGAGGGCAGAGCGGTCCTGGACGTCTGGCGATGGCCCGGGCGCGCGGAACTCCCCGCCGCAGGTCGCGCTCCGGACCAGGAATGCGGGCTGTGCGTGCGGATCTGGGATCCGCGCCTGCAACTGTGGCGGTTCACCTTCCACGGCACCGCCCGCGGCGACCTCGTGCACATGTA is part of the Streptomyces katrae genome and harbors:
- a CDS encoding methyltransferase codes for the protein MTREERPEQRQVERPEQRPEEGFRLTALGALLRADEPASMRPLALMYGGPFYRSFGELDHAVRTGQPGFDHLHGENHFDHFARDPELADLFDRSMAASARMFRPLPAHPVLTTAAQAPAPATVVDVAGGNGELLRPVLTAHPGLRGVLLERPHAVATARRLLDAAGCGARCSYRAGDFADVPAGGDVYVLARVLHDWDDDRCREILGHCARAMPAHADLLIVERLLPADGSPSPATAWDLHMLCNVGGRERREDHYARLLADAGLRLDGRTPLPLGAHVLHARKAPLPEPARA
- a CDS encoding ATP-binding protein; the encoded protein is MSSPMPIVAAVPPSVPRPTTPAAAAPSALPQGRRLARWTVEPTASGVPLVRASMRRALQGWGVEPERAGILLLAATELLSNAVRHTGGGGAQVCVTVALRRGRLYLDVADGDPFLPCVGPDAGGATAADVGMDAEGGRGLLIVNCLVGEADGRLTAFRVPSGKVVGVRIPAAPA
- a CDS encoding alpha/beta hydrolase — translated: MTQAPPGAPAGQQTFDLDLAAWPPPPFRAPGPPRVGQDGTRHFDGVTYASTLGYRPCLLDVRVPAAAGPVAAVVWIHGGGWLEGDRRYPPPTVPAELLHGTVLGAGLALVCIDYRHSLEAPFPAQLHDVKAAIRYVRRHAAELGIDPHRIGVMGESAGGHLAALAGLVQPDGGDAAAALEGGVGVQGEDSSVRAAVCWYPATDLGALLGQPLPMPPAPDGTVFPDPFASLLGGTPQQWPELARTASPVTYAGGATPPPFLLLHGTEDRLLPYSQSESLAAALKGAGGEVTLVPVEGADHIFLGSPDVTPLVTQSIAFLARHLAA
- a CDS encoding LacI family DNA-binding transcriptional regulator, whose translation is MGKEPTAPAVVTSADVARLAGVSRATVSFVLNNTQAHRVSDTTRARVLEAAQQLGYVPHAAARSLRAGRSNLVLMPASVSAAGRLVATWVDDLESELERHGYVLVLHAGRFPDPVSAARAWAELRPAAVVALDGDSLSGQAVDVLSRAGVRGVLAFGSREVAGAHTIDLDQERIGAMAAMHLLSRGCRSLGVIMPRERGLATFAGPRLAGAEGVAARSTATVSALELSFTHESAAELAGNWREVGLDGVFAYNDEYAALLMHALRAAGVSVPGDVAIVGCDDLVLSALQEPPLTSVRLDLPTPAEVADALHDLVEHGVPPQVRGVQPVLVHRRSS
- a CDS encoding DinB family protein, with translation MIDEFAKDTLHGRLRRDRTALLWKLDGLSEYDARRPLTATGTNLLGLVKHVATVEARYFGEVFDRPSPEPLPRWQDSDGSDLWATEDETREQIIGFYRRTWEHSDATINELPLDAPGHVPWWPEPYGDTNLFAIMVHVLGESIRHAGHADILREGLDGRTGLRAEHEKEIDEEARAAHRATIERAARSAAPIKA
- a CDS encoding DUF6461 domain-containing protein, with the protein product MNLVTAHDYAWIRTSPLFRHMMESGYTLTLIQERSPQEVLRAMGAEPCGTGEGTGGLIEADEAHRAEAGYDYWDESYVAGAFKAPGENGDWTVVLGFDGGLGVPCVETLSEGGRVVAHSSNGGKPIHLFHWFEGGELRTTFEGPSVRDGNSPDELVPLLREVGFPLTPEGEHDESAPVVDGKAAVLALAERLTGIRVTESLLQDATYELGLVPEQPAGEWTRLVIDITDAHGERLYKEWTYEEVVAASDRGRAEANAPIAITYNEPLAMDCSERKTGE
- a CDS encoding AAA family ATPase — protein: MIVWLNGTHGAGKTTTSALVQQLIPDSRVFDAEKVGETLMDITPGLPATDNFQHWPPWRPLVVETARRVLDYTGGTLVIPMTVLVEQYWREISSGLAQHAIPFRHFVLHADQDTLRGRIAGDTVVGPDSPFRLRYLGPYAEAARTWLHEEAEVVDTTHLTPAQAALQIAEAVKN
- a CDS encoding CGNR zinc finger domain-containing protein, whose amino-acid sequence is MTKAVRPHTFRRRDLVGGHVAIDLVNTVTARDAEPTDWLDGYPRLLEWAALTGHFAAADLTELLRLAESEPGSAEQALDRIRELREALHDLIAALIQPGGPVPAEAVDQVGDHWKRAVASARLTVSGNLPQLQAGIGASGLDYLHHELALQAFDLLRSLPLDRTRVCPGLRCGWMFIDSSRGGRRRWCSMATCGSSAKGRTHYRRKRAHDPGAGGP
- a CDS encoding arginase family protein is translated as MAGGVQLISAPWNLGLRPPEPGREPGTWRAPQALLSAGLAVRLRPAEVVELDRPPYEFDAQSATRIRNGVTIREHALRLGEAVHAALAASRFPVVLGGDCSILLGCLSGARRHGRCGLVHLDGHSDFRHPGNYDAGSALGSAAGMDLALATGRGELLLTHWPQVGRPLVADEDVVQIGDREDEGAPPVTRFSAQEIQRIGISALSRQVIRHLERRELDRVWLHLDLDVLDERVLPAVDSPGRPGLDFAQLTALVSALAGTGRVVGLDVAVYDPDLDPDRAYAAPIVDCLASALAPLATEETTEETHA